A genomic stretch from Juglans microcarpa x Juglans regia isolate MS1-56 chromosome 3S, Jm3101_v1.0, whole genome shotgun sequence includes:
- the LOC121257629 gene encoding mRNA turnover protein 4 homolog yields the protein MPKSKRNRPVTLSKTKKKGREHKEAIVNAIRDAAENYSSVYVFSFENMRNLKFKEFREQLKSTSRFFLGSNKVMQVSLGRSAADETTPGIHKVSKLLRGDTGICFTNLPKEEVERLFNEYEEYDFARTGSMATERVELKEGHLEQFTHEMEPFIRKQGMPVRLNKGNVELVSDFVVCEEGKPLSPESARILRLLGIKMATFRLHLIARWNPEELELYIERPDDSDVESA from the exons ATGCCAAAGTCCAAGCGCAATAGACCTG TTACGCTGtcgaagacgaagaagaagggGAGGGAACATAAAGAAGCGATCGTGAATGCAATAAGGGATGCCGCCGAGAATTACAGTTCTGTTTATGTGTTCTCTTTCGAGAACATGAGAAACCTCAAGTTCAAGGAGTTCAGAGAGCAGCTCAAGTCCACCAGTAG ATTTTTCCTTGGGTCAAACAAAGTCATGCAGGTTTCTCTCGGTCGGTCTGCTGCTGATGAGACTACACCTGGCATTCACAAAGTCTCAAAA CTTCTACGTGGAGATACTGGGATTTGTTTTACCAATTTGCCAAAAGAAGAGGTTGAAAG GTTATTTAATGAATATGAGGAATATGACTTTGCAAGGACAGGAAGTATGGCAACAGAAAGG GTGGAGCTTAAGGAAGGTCATCTGGAGCAATTTACGCATGAGATGGAGCCATTCATACGCAAGCAAGGGATGCCTGTTCGGTTGAACAAAG GTAATGTGGAGCTTGTTTCAGATTTCGTTGTTTGTGAGGAGGGAAAGCCCTTGTCGCCTGAGTCAGCTCGCATATTG CGTTTGTTGGGGATCAAGATGGCTACATTTCGACTTCACTTGATCGCCAGATGGAACCCTGAGGAATTGGAGCTTTATATTGAAAGACCAGATGATTCTGATGTTGAATCCGCCTAA
- the LOC121257626 gene encoding uncharacterized protein LOC121257626 isoform X1, translating to MIFCFHGLLNINIFPSFFFFSSYCLPHKKCHSQRRCHSPITLRRKLGTDRLEMVNGSRGRRRISSRQSRVTPYPLPSYNLDISVDLCPKKCSKALDKKDWEDVTCSVCMECPHNAVLLLCSSHDKGCRPYMCGTSFRYSNCLDQYKKAYCKTISSNDGQHMHGSINNPIVVPDSSLPVERCEATELACPLCRGQVKGWTVVEPAREFLNEKKRSCMQDNCSFVGNYKELRKHVRVEHPSARPREVDPILEQKWRRLERERERDDVISTIRSTMPGAMVFGDYVIESNRHGFDTDEEDGGFDVNAAERNRGLEVGFDSNLVNVFLLLHAFGPSSGNDLSRRLRHPERTFHHGSDQNAVSVHQNHHPSPVGGLDSSDQDDNNDSNDDGGGDDVGGDDGGVSLVSRLRRHGRVLLGRSGRRRRRREAIRDL from the exons ATGATATTCTGTTTCCATGGGTTATTAAACATCAATatctttccctcttttttttttttttcctcatattGCCTTCCACACAAAAAATGTCACTCTCAAAGAAGATGTCACTCTCCAATCACTCTCAGAAGGAAACTGGGAACCGATAG ATTGGAAATGGTGAATGGCAGCAGAGGACGGCGCAGAATTTCTTCTCGGCAATCCAGGGTAACTCCATATCCACTGCCTTCTTACAACTTGGATATTTCAGTGGACTTGTGTCCTAAGAAATGCTCCAAGGCTTTGGATAAAAAAGACTGGGAAGATGTGACATGTTCTGTGTGTATGGAGTGCCCTCACAATGCTGTTCTTCTCCTCTGTTCCTCTCATGACAAGGGTTGCCGTCCGTACATGTGTGGAACTAGCTTTCGGTACTCCAACTGCCTTGACCAGTACAAAAAAGCATATTGCAAAACAATCTCATCGAATGATGGACAACATATGCATGGCTCCATCAATAATCCCATTGTTGTACCAGATTCCAGTTTGCCCGTCGAGAGGTGTGAGGCCACCGAGCTTGCCTGCCCCCTTTGCAGGGGCCAGGTTAAAGGTTGGACTGTGGTTGAACCTGCACGAGAATTTCTaaatgagaaaaagagaagCTGCATGCAGGATAATTGCTCATTTGTTGGAAATTACAAGGAGCTGCGGAAACATGTTAGGGTGGAGCACCCCTCTGCACGGCCGCGCGAAGTGGATCCCATACTTGAACAGAAATGGAGACGGCTTGAGCGGGAGAGGGAGCGGGATGATGTGATCAGCACAATAAGGTCAACAATGCCGGGGGCAATGGTTTTTGGAGATTACGTTATAGAAAGTAATCGTCATGGTTTTGATACAGATGAAGAGGATGGGGGCTTTGATGTAAATGCTGCAGAGAGGAATAGGGGTCTTGAGGTTGGCTTTGATAGTAATCTGGTGAATGTATTTCTTCTGTTGCATGCGTTTGGACCATCATCAGGGAATGACCTTAGTAGACGGCTGAGGCATCCTGAGAGAACCTTTCATCATGGATCAGATCAGAATGCTGTTAGCGTTCACCAGAATCACCACCCCTCTCCTGTTGGTGGATTGGATTCCTCCGATCAAGACGATAACAATGACAGCAATGATGATGGGGGTGGCGATGATGTTGGCGGCGATGATGGTGGCGTGTCACTGGTTAGCCGCCTCCGTCGACATGGCAGAGTATTATTGGGACGATCAGGTAGGAGACGCAGACGTAGAGAAGCCATTAGGGATCTGTGA
- the LOC121257626 gene encoding uncharacterized protein LOC121257626 isoform X2, with product MVNGSRGRRRISSRQSRVTPYPLPSYNLDISVDLCPKKCSKALDKKDWEDVTCSVCMECPHNAVLLLCSSHDKGCRPYMCGTSFRYSNCLDQYKKAYCKTISSNDGQHMHGSINNPIVVPDSSLPVERCEATELACPLCRGQVKGWTVVEPAREFLNEKKRSCMQDNCSFVGNYKELRKHVRVEHPSARPREVDPILEQKWRRLERERERDDVISTIRSTMPGAMVFGDYVIESNRHGFDTDEEDGGFDVNAAERNRGLEVGFDSNLVNVFLLLHAFGPSSGNDLSRRLRHPERTFHHGSDQNAVSVHQNHHPSPVGGLDSSDQDDNNDSNDDGGGDDVGGDDGGVSLVSRLRRHGRVLLGRSGRRRRRREAIRDL from the coding sequence ATGGTGAATGGCAGCAGAGGACGGCGCAGAATTTCTTCTCGGCAATCCAGGGTAACTCCATATCCACTGCCTTCTTACAACTTGGATATTTCAGTGGACTTGTGTCCTAAGAAATGCTCCAAGGCTTTGGATAAAAAAGACTGGGAAGATGTGACATGTTCTGTGTGTATGGAGTGCCCTCACAATGCTGTTCTTCTCCTCTGTTCCTCTCATGACAAGGGTTGCCGTCCGTACATGTGTGGAACTAGCTTTCGGTACTCCAACTGCCTTGACCAGTACAAAAAAGCATATTGCAAAACAATCTCATCGAATGATGGACAACATATGCATGGCTCCATCAATAATCCCATTGTTGTACCAGATTCCAGTTTGCCCGTCGAGAGGTGTGAGGCCACCGAGCTTGCCTGCCCCCTTTGCAGGGGCCAGGTTAAAGGTTGGACTGTGGTTGAACCTGCACGAGAATTTCTaaatgagaaaaagagaagCTGCATGCAGGATAATTGCTCATTTGTTGGAAATTACAAGGAGCTGCGGAAACATGTTAGGGTGGAGCACCCCTCTGCACGGCCGCGCGAAGTGGATCCCATACTTGAACAGAAATGGAGACGGCTTGAGCGGGAGAGGGAGCGGGATGATGTGATCAGCACAATAAGGTCAACAATGCCGGGGGCAATGGTTTTTGGAGATTACGTTATAGAAAGTAATCGTCATGGTTTTGATACAGATGAAGAGGATGGGGGCTTTGATGTAAATGCTGCAGAGAGGAATAGGGGTCTTGAGGTTGGCTTTGATAGTAATCTGGTGAATGTATTTCTTCTGTTGCATGCGTTTGGACCATCATCAGGGAATGACCTTAGTAGACGGCTGAGGCATCCTGAGAGAACCTTTCATCATGGATCAGATCAGAATGCTGTTAGCGTTCACCAGAATCACCACCCCTCTCCTGTTGGTGGATTGGATTCCTCCGATCAAGACGATAACAATGACAGCAATGATGATGGGGGTGGCGATGATGTTGGCGGCGATGATGGTGGCGTGTCACTGGTTAGCCGCCTCCGTCGACATGGCAGAGTATTATTGGGACGATCAGGTAGGAGACGCAGACGTAGAGAAGCCATTAGGGATCTGTGA
- the LOC121257624 gene encoding mitogen-activated protein kinase kinase kinase 1-like isoform X2: MGSKQKRLRPKLERRNAIRNVDYYAPPSPSSTFDHDQSSSASGLRSRSLDLYAKQTSFRVRGIEGEFELICRSLGLSGPDDFSIPAAAWEAQKARSSSDLASRSRLRDHTSSAKPAQPEPEDDFSAEFQARVRLGAECANAAKQSSSSSAKLESRLKVISDSVTVGPSGGIKGSRPPFLSPPPVMMRPMVDNVSSTWDILNSFAPRDDVVSNPPSRDVDVSFSDEDEVIEENGKSSGEIGKREESDEETDCRFQICSPRSDDNSNANDDHEATIHTSSVIMVYTISPSGQFRRSITSWQKGELLGSGSFGTVYEGFTEDGFFFAVKEVSLLDQGSQGKQSIFQLEQEIYLLSQFQHDNIVQYLGTDKDESKLYIFLELVTKGSLASLYKKYQLRDSQVSAYTRQILNGLMYLHDRDVVHRDIKCANILVDASGSVKLADFGLAKATKLNDVKSSKGTAFWMAPEVVNLKNHGYGLAADIWSLGCTVLEMLTCQAPYSHLEGMQALFMIGRGKPPPVRDSLSRDARDFILKCLQVNPNDRPTAAQLLDHPFLRRPPLNSIGPASPHFSGMRS, translated from the exons ATGGGCTCCAAGCAAAAGCGTCTAAGGCCCAAACTCGAGCGCCGAAACGCTATCAGGAACGTCGACTACTACGCGCCGCCGTCCCCTTCCTCGACATTCGACCATGACCAGTCTTCGTCGGCCTCCGGTCTCCGGTCTCGCTCTCTCGACCTCTACGCGAAACAAACTAGCTTCCGAGTCAGAGGCATAGAAGGCGAATTTGAACTCATTTGCCGCTCTTTAGGGCTTTCCGGTCCCGACGACTTCTCTATCCCTGCTGCCGCCTGGGAGGCCCAAAAGGCCCGCTCTTCCTCTGACCTCGCCTCCCGCTCTCGCCTCCGAGATCACACCTCTTCCGCTAAACCGGCTCAACCGGAGCCCGAAGACGATTTTTCAGCTGAATTTCAAGCCAGGGTTAGACTCGGTGCGGAGTGCGCCAACGCCGCCAAGCAGAGTAGTTCGAGTTCGGCTAAACTCGAGAGCAGACTAAAGGTTATTTCTGATTCAGTTACCGTGGGGCCAAGTGGAGGAATCAAGGGCTCCCGGCCTCCGTTCCTGAGTCCGCCGCCGGTGATGATGCGTCCAATGGTGGATAACGTGAGCTCCACTTGGGATATACTAAATTCATTTGCTCCTCGAGACGACGTCGTTTCCAATCCCCCTAGTCGCGATGTGGATGTTAGCTTTTCGGATGAAGACGAGGTAATTGAAGAGAATGGGAAGTCTAGTGGGGAAATTGGCAAGAGGGAAGAGTCGGACGAGGAGACCGACTGTCGTTTCCAAATTTGTTCTCCTAGATCGGATGATAATAGTAATGCTAATGATGATCACGAGGCTACTATCCATACATCTAGCGTGATTATGGTGTATACTATTTCACCCAGTGGACAGTTCAGACGCTCCATTACGTCGTGGCAAAAGGGTGAACTTCTGGGAAGTGGGTCTTTCGGAACCGTGTATGAGGGCTTCACTGA AGATGGCTTCTTTTTCGCTGTAAAGGAGGTTTCCTTGCTGGATCAAGGAAGCCAGGGCAAGCAGAGCATTTTCCAACTTGAGCAG GAGATTTATCTTCTAAGTCAATTTCAGCATGATAATATAGTTCAGTATCTCGGTACAGACAAG GATGAAAGTAAGCTTTATATCTTCCTTGAGCTTGTAACAAAAGGCTCACTTGCAAGTCTTTACAAGAAGTATCAGTTGAGGGATTCTCAAGTCTCCGCTTACACAAGACAGATCTTGAATGGATTGATGTATCTCCATGATCGGGATGTGGTTCACAG GGATATAAAGTGCGCTAACATATTGGTGGATGCAAGTGGATCCGTAAAACTAGCAGATTTTGGGTTGGCAAAG GCAACCAAATTGAATGATGTCAAGTCTTCCAAAGGGACTGCATTCTGGATGGCCCCTGAG GTTGTTAATCTAAAAAACCACGGCTATGGGCTTGCAGCTGATATATGGAGCCTTGGATGTACTGTTTTGGAGATGTTGACTTGCCAGGCACCGTACTCTCACTTGGAAGGC ATGCAAGCACTATTTATGATTGGCAGGGGTAAACCTCCTCCAGTTCGTGATTCCTTATCAAGAGATGCCCGCGATTTCATCCTCAAATGCTTACAAGTTAACCCCAATGATCGGCCTACTGCAGCTCAGCTATTGGACCATCCATTTCTGAGAAGACCTCCTCTAAATTCCATTGGCCCTGCTTCTCCTCACTTTAGTGGCATGCGGTCCTAA
- the LOC121257624 gene encoding mitogen-activated protein kinase kinase kinase 1-like isoform X1 has translation MGSKQKRLRPKLERRNAIRNVDYYAPPSPSSTFDHDQSSSASGLRSRSLDLYAKQTSFRVRGIEGEFELICRSLGLSGPDDFSIPAAAWEAQKARSSSDLASRSRLRDHTSSAKPAQPEPEDDFSAEFQARVRLGAECANAAKQSSSSSAKLESRLKVISDSVTVGPSGGIKGSRPPFLSPPPVMMRPMVDNVSSTWDILNSFAPRDDVVSNPPSRDVDVSFSDEDEVIEENGKSSGEIGKREESDEETDCRFQICSPRSDDNSNANDDHEATIHTSSVIMVYTISPSGQFRRSITSWQKGELLGSGSFGTVYEGFTEDGFFFAVKEVSLLDQGSQGKQSIFQLEQEIYLLSQFQHDNIVQYLGTDKDESKLYIFLELVTKGSLASLYKKYQLRDSQVSAYTRQILNGLMYLHDRDVVHRDIKCANILVDASGSVKLADFGLAKATKLNDVKSSKGTAFWMAPEQLQVVNLKNHGYGLAADIWSLGCTVLEMLTCQAPYSHLEGMQALFMIGRGKPPPVRDSLSRDARDFILKCLQVNPNDRPTAAQLLDHPFLRRPPLNSIGPASPHFSGMRS, from the exons ATGGGCTCCAAGCAAAAGCGTCTAAGGCCCAAACTCGAGCGCCGAAACGCTATCAGGAACGTCGACTACTACGCGCCGCCGTCCCCTTCCTCGACATTCGACCATGACCAGTCTTCGTCGGCCTCCGGTCTCCGGTCTCGCTCTCTCGACCTCTACGCGAAACAAACTAGCTTCCGAGTCAGAGGCATAGAAGGCGAATTTGAACTCATTTGCCGCTCTTTAGGGCTTTCCGGTCCCGACGACTTCTCTATCCCTGCTGCCGCCTGGGAGGCCCAAAAGGCCCGCTCTTCCTCTGACCTCGCCTCCCGCTCTCGCCTCCGAGATCACACCTCTTCCGCTAAACCGGCTCAACCGGAGCCCGAAGACGATTTTTCAGCTGAATTTCAAGCCAGGGTTAGACTCGGTGCGGAGTGCGCCAACGCCGCCAAGCAGAGTAGTTCGAGTTCGGCTAAACTCGAGAGCAGACTAAAGGTTATTTCTGATTCAGTTACCGTGGGGCCAAGTGGAGGAATCAAGGGCTCCCGGCCTCCGTTCCTGAGTCCGCCGCCGGTGATGATGCGTCCAATGGTGGATAACGTGAGCTCCACTTGGGATATACTAAATTCATTTGCTCCTCGAGACGACGTCGTTTCCAATCCCCCTAGTCGCGATGTGGATGTTAGCTTTTCGGATGAAGACGAGGTAATTGAAGAGAATGGGAAGTCTAGTGGGGAAATTGGCAAGAGGGAAGAGTCGGACGAGGAGACCGACTGTCGTTTCCAAATTTGTTCTCCTAGATCGGATGATAATAGTAATGCTAATGATGATCACGAGGCTACTATCCATACATCTAGCGTGATTATGGTGTATACTATTTCACCCAGTGGACAGTTCAGACGCTCCATTACGTCGTGGCAAAAGGGTGAACTTCTGGGAAGTGGGTCTTTCGGAACCGTGTATGAGGGCTTCACTGA AGATGGCTTCTTTTTCGCTGTAAAGGAGGTTTCCTTGCTGGATCAAGGAAGCCAGGGCAAGCAGAGCATTTTCCAACTTGAGCAG GAGATTTATCTTCTAAGTCAATTTCAGCATGATAATATAGTTCAGTATCTCGGTACAGACAAG GATGAAAGTAAGCTTTATATCTTCCTTGAGCTTGTAACAAAAGGCTCACTTGCAAGTCTTTACAAGAAGTATCAGTTGAGGGATTCTCAAGTCTCCGCTTACACAAGACAGATCTTGAATGGATTGATGTATCTCCATGATCGGGATGTGGTTCACAG GGATATAAAGTGCGCTAACATATTGGTGGATGCAAGTGGATCCGTAAAACTAGCAGATTTTGGGTTGGCAAAG GCAACCAAATTGAATGATGTCAAGTCTTCCAAAGGGACTGCATTCTGGATGGCCCCTGAG CAATTGCAGGTTGTTAATCTAAAAAACCACGGCTATGGGCTTGCAGCTGATATATGGAGCCTTGGATGTACTGTTTTGGAGATGTTGACTTGCCAGGCACCGTACTCTCACTTGGAAGGC ATGCAAGCACTATTTATGATTGGCAGGGGTAAACCTCCTCCAGTTCGTGATTCCTTATCAAGAGATGCCCGCGATTTCATCCTCAAATGCTTACAAGTTAACCCCAATGATCGGCCTACTGCAGCTCAGCTATTGGACCATCCATTTCTGAGAAGACCTCCTCTAAATTCCATTGGCCCTGCTTCTCCTCACTTTAGTGGCATGCGGTCCTAA